One Nodosilinea sp. FACHB-141 DNA segment encodes these proteins:
- a CDS encoding lysozyme has product MGLAEYQASALDSFCYNVGPHQFIGSETYRHAQASNRQADALMSWTKAGGKVPPGRLVKRREKERAVYFGG; this is encoded by the coding sequence TTGGGCCTCGCTGAGTATCAGGCCAGTGCCCTGGACAGCTTCTGCTACAACGTGGGCCCGCACCAGTTTATAGGCAGCGAAACCTACCGCCACGCACAGGCGAGCAACCGCCAAGCCGATGCCCTAATGAGCTGGACAAAGGCCGGGGGCAAGGTGCCACCGGGCCGCCTAGTCAAGCGCCGCGAGAAAGAGCGAGCCGTTTACTTCGGAGGTTAA
- a CDS encoding N-acetylmuramoyl-L-alanine amidase yields the protein MAQIFISAGHGGFENGVVDPGAVLPNTTEAAEMIQIRDLVVAELRSRQLAVLSVPDDLSAAATLAWINARCRPEDVAIEIHAGVYSDPAVRGSAVFYIAKNDTRRTHAEIVLLALLRRIPQVPSRGVKPDTESPTGLLPFCRNLGCPSLLMEVGYLSNPQDLAVIQRQRRDVALGVADGLASWSRAVGSGTPTAPGSNLPEIRINLNGGIYPETGIIVNGNAYVPIDIADLLGVDATSSPNITRIRYANVVYIKAVDLQNYNVTVTWDAANRTIRLRSRTGTQFCPGSMDRIMGNGSTSDTQLTLFLQSVNQGAVNTYRDLPKLYREEAAIEGVNHDIAFCQMLVETNSLNFGGSLNPAQNNFGGIGSPTGGPEGSSFPSARVGVRAQIQHLKAYASLDPLVQRQVDPRFLFVVRGVAPLVDQLSGRWSADPEYGRKIMAFLRRLYEPIVPP from the coding sequence ATGGCACAGATTTTTATCTCGGCGGGCCACGGCGGCTTTGAGAATGGGGTGGTAGACCCCGGTGCCGTGCTGCCCAACACCACCGAAGCGGCGGAGATGATTCAGATTCGCGACTTGGTGGTGGCTGAGCTCAGGTCGCGCCAGCTAGCGGTGCTGTCTGTGCCCGATGACCTCAGCGCCGCCGCAACCCTGGCCTGGATCAACGCCCGCTGTCGCCCTGAAGATGTGGCCATCGAAATCCATGCCGGGGTCTACAGTGACCCAGCAGTGAGGGGTTCGGCGGTATTCTACATTGCTAAAAACGACACGCGCCGCACCCACGCTGAGATTGTGCTGCTGGCCCTGCTGCGCCGCATACCCCAGGTGCCCAGCCGCGGCGTCAAGCCCGACACCGAGTCGCCGACGGGTCTGCTGCCCTTTTGTCGCAACTTGGGCTGCCCTTCGTTGCTGATGGAGGTGGGCTACCTGAGCAATCCCCAAGATTTGGCCGTCATTCAGCGGCAGCGGCGCGATGTGGCCCTGGGTGTTGCCGATGGGCTGGCCTCCTGGAGCCGGGCGGTAGGCAGCGGTACCCCCACTGCGCCGGGGAGCAACCTGCCCGAAATTCGCATTAATCTTAACGGCGGCATTTATCCAGAGACCGGCATTATCGTCAACGGCAATGCCTACGTGCCCATCGACATTGCCGACTTGCTGGGGGTGGACGCGACCAGTTCTCCCAACATCACCCGCATTCGCTACGCCAACGTGGTCTACATCAAAGCGGTGGATCTGCAAAACTACAACGTGACGGTGACCTGGGATGCGGCTAACCGCACGATTCGGCTGCGATCGCGCACGGGCACTCAATTCTGCCCTGGCTCGATGGATCGCATTATGGGCAACGGCAGCACGTCAGATACACAGTTGACCCTGTTTTTGCAGAGCGTTAATCAGGGTGCCGTCAATACCTATCGCGACCTGCCCAAGCTTTACCGAGAAGAAGCGGCGATCGAGGGGGTCAACCACGACATTGCCTTTTGCCAAATGCTGGTCGAAACCAACTCCCTTAACTTTGGCGGCAGCCTCAACCCGGCCCAAAACAACTTTGGCGGCATTGGTTCACCCACGGGCGGGCCAGAGGGATCATCCTTCCCCAGCGCTCGGGTGGGGGTGCGGGCGCAGATTCAGCACCTCAAGGCCTACGCTAGCCTCGACCCCTTGGTGCAGCGCCAGGTCGATCCTCGCTTTTTGTTTGTGGTGCGGGGAGTTGCCCCTCTAGTGGATCAGCTCAGCGGCCGCTGGAGCGCCGACCCAGAATATGGCCGCAAAATTATGGCTTTCCTGAGAAGGCTTTACGAGCCGATCGTGCCGCCCTAA
- a CDS encoding SpoIID/LytB domain-containing protein gives MTLLRQPLFGLLLSRSRGFLKHGLSLSVLWWLATLPVQAAVEMRVAVGDRLNQAVVGSSTPAVVKNGTGQGVGQIPQGRSVTVTPQGGGLKLADWQGQAFWVEPTGGGYIFINDKWYRGKVLVVPIEGKVTAVNWVDLEAYLYGVVGGEMPASWPQEALKAQAVAARSYALYRRDRTQGDLFDVGGTTAHQVYGGLAAEAPSVQAAVNATQGQVLTYGGRVIEAVFHSSSGGYTENSEDIWQRATPYLRGVADYDQEAPVFQWSETFSTQQVAQRITGIGRLTGVVTERATPQGRITSIRLQGTQGSRTMTGTELRQALGLRSSLCSLTLAGDTLRVDGRGYGHGLGMSQWGARGLATRGHNYQQILAHYYQGTALSNLRVAATPKQDGPLLLNPRGLQPGLAR, from the coding sequence ATGACTTTACTTCGCCAACCCCTGTTTGGGCTGCTGCTCAGCCGCTCCCGAGGCTTTCTTAAGCACGGTCTCAGTCTGTCGGTGCTGTGGTGGCTGGCGACGCTGCCGGTGCAAGCAGCGGTCGAAATGCGGGTGGCCGTGGGCGATCGCCTCAATCAAGCGGTGGTGGGCAGCTCTACTCCAGCGGTGGTCAAAAATGGCACGGGTCAGGGCGTGGGTCAGATTCCCCAGGGGCGATCGGTCACCGTCACTCCTCAGGGAGGCGGGCTGAAGCTAGCCGACTGGCAGGGGCAAGCCTTTTGGGTAGAGCCGACTGGTGGTGGCTACATCTTCATCAACGACAAATGGTATCGGGGTAAGGTGCTGGTGGTGCCCATTGAGGGCAAAGTGACGGCCGTCAACTGGGTGGATCTCGAAGCCTATCTCTACGGCGTTGTTGGCGGCGAAATGCCCGCCAGCTGGCCCCAGGAAGCACTTAAGGCCCAGGCGGTAGCAGCTCGCTCCTATGCCCTTTATCGGCGCGATCGCACCCAGGGCGACCTGTTTGATGTGGGGGGCACCACGGCCCACCAGGTTTATGGAGGGCTGGCTGCCGAAGCTCCCTCTGTACAAGCTGCGGTCAACGCCACCCAGGGCCAGGTGCTGACCTATGGAGGCCGGGTAATTGAAGCTGTATTCCACTCCTCCTCCGGCGGCTATACCGAAAACTCCGAAGATATTTGGCAGCGCGCTACCCCTTACCTGCGCGGCGTGGCCGACTACGACCAAGAGGCCCCGGTATTTCAGTGGTCTGAGACCTTTTCAACCCAGCAGGTTGCGCAGCGCATTACCGGCATTGGCCGCCTGACCGGAGTTGTCACTGAGCGCGCCACTCCCCAGGGGCGCATCACCTCCATTCGGCTCCAGGGAACCCAGGGCAGCCGCACCATGACCGGCACCGAGCTGCGTCAGGCATTAGGGCTGCGCAGCTCACTGTGTTCTCTCACCTTGGCAGGCGACACCCTGCGGGTTGATGGGCGCGGCTATGGCCACGGCCTGGGGATGAGCCAGTGGGGCGCGCGCGGGCTGGCCACCCGAGGCCACAACTACCAGCAAATTTTGGCCCACTACTATCAGGGCACTGCCCTTTCTAATCTGCGAGTAGCCGCTACCCCTAAGCAAGATGGGCCGCTGCTGCTAAATCCTAGAGGGCTTCAACCTGGCTTGGCTCGCTAA
- a CDS encoding GNAT family N-acetyltransferase: MTSTADRPLEIRPATPADVPALVDLIKALADYEKLAHEVTGSPDDLAAALFGDRPYAEALLAWVDNQPAGMALFFHNFSTFLMKPGIYLEDIFVYPDYRRQGIGKALLVHLGKLALERGCGRFEWSVLDWNTPAIEFYQSMGAEIKPEWQTCRVTGAALAAFGEM; this comes from the coding sequence ATGACCTCCACCGCCGATCGCCCGCTTGAGATTCGCCCCGCCACTCCCGCCGATGTGCCAGCCCTAGTGGACTTGATCAAAGCCCTAGCCGATTACGAAAAGCTGGCCCACGAGGTGACCGGCAGCCCCGACGATTTGGCCGCTGCTCTGTTTGGCGATCGCCCCTACGCCGAAGCCCTATTGGCCTGGGTTGACAACCAGCCAGCGGGCATGGCCCTGTTCTTCCACAACTTTTCGACCTTTTTAATGAAGCCCGGCATTTACCTGGAAGACATTTTCGTGTACCCCGACTACCGCCGCCAGGGCATTGGCAAAGCGTTGCTAGTGCATTTGGGCAAGCTGGCCCTTGAGCGCGGCTGCGGTCGCTTTGAGTGGAGCGTGCTCGATTGGAACACCCCCGCGATCGAGTTTTACCAAAGCATGGGGGCCGAGATTAAGCCCGAGTGGCAGACCTGCCGGGTGACGGGGGCAGCGTTGGCGGCGTTTGGGGAGATGTAG